AACTGCTTGTTGGTTTAACTGCTTGATACAAGCTATGTACAAGCAATTTTTGGCAAAAAATAAAGATGTCAACCTTATTACTCAAGAAGATCCAATTGCTGAATATATGATGGGGTATTTCATGAGGTGCAATGTGCCATGGTGTACTGTTGATGATATCTTTTTCCCTGTAAATGTTGCTGAGAATTGGCATTGGATTTTAGTGAGGTTATCTTTTAAAGATCATTGCTTTTATGTGTATGATTCGATGGGTGGTGCACGACAAAATCTTACAGTCAAGAAAGCAGTTGAACCATACTTTACTTTGATCCCACATTTCCTTTCTCGCATTGACTTTTGGGCCAGTAGGAGTGACGGAATACCAGCAGCTGATTTTGAGATCTAGATAGTTGATGGATTGCCAACCCAAGCTAACACGTAAATTactactgattttttttttttcattatgcattttgttttctttttgaatttttgtaCTAACTTTGTGTGACGTTTTGTTGCAGGGACTGTGGTATATTTGCTGCTGTTTTTGCTGAGTACCTGATTCAAGGCATTGAAATCCCCAAACATTTAGATGATATTGATGCTTTGCGGAGCCGATATAGGATACTGCTATTGGATTATGGAAAAAAGAAACAAAGTAGAAACGCAGTTAGTGATGACGAGTCTACTGGTAGATTGAAGCATGGAGTGATTTGAAGAAGAATTAGATTTTAGAATAGTTGCAAATGTAGTAGGTGACATATGTTAATGCAGATACAATTGCATAGTTTTTGTTGAAGAATATGTTTGGATTTTACCTATGTTGGAATATCATGTCAATGCGTAAAACTCAGTGTGTTAATATCATTCGCCTTATTCAATATCATTTTATTCAACATATTTTATTGGTTTTATATGTTCTGAGGCTGATATTTTTGAGCGGGGGGTTGTTCCTTCCTTTTTTGTGATATGTATTCTAACCTAAACATACCTTATGCACACGGAAGATTGTGTATATAAGTTGTATCTATTTTTGTATACACACATTGtattgtatatattttgtatattgttttgTATACTGAACTTTTGTTGTATATAAGTtgtatattttctgtatatatacacaatttttgtatatatagtatatatttgAACATGTATAGTGAACTTTCCTATGTATAAAAACTTgtatatataagctgaaatagcTTGGTGTGCTCACGTATTGTGGTTGTGCGTACACCTGGAATAACACTGCATACCAAAAATAGAAGCACTCACCCGGTTTTGGTGCAACTGCTGTGGTTGAGAATCTGAACCGAGGCTATTCCTTTTctaacacacacacaaaaaagatgtgtatataagttgtatattttctgtatatatacaaacatttttatatatatattgtatatatttaacctatatacataagcctgtaTACATAACCGGATTTTAGACTTCTTTCATGTCCGTACTGCAAGTTTCAGCACTGAAGGATGAAATAGCACCAGATTGGTGTACCTGTTGAGCAGCAaagactatttttttttatacaaaatagCAACACAAATGCACTTATACAAAAGGTATAGAAGAATTAACACAATCTTCCAGCAAACAGTGCATGGGAAAGAGTAGCTTTTTTATTCTAAAAAATCAGAGAATTGTAGTGTAAATGCATTATCTGGCAACGTTTTTGCAACGTAATCAGTTTCTTCATTCAAACAAAAAATAGAACAGGAAACAGTAAAGCATTTTTTGGAACAACATCTGTTAGATTCTTGTTGGAGCATTTTTGCATGTCCTTCTGTTGTGCCCTTTTTGTCCACACTGACCACATGAGATTGGACACGAAATAGCCAAATACTCAAAAATTTCGTTGTATCGTTTAACCCTTGGTCTCCCTGGTCTGCGTTTCTATGTCGGTGTTTTGACTATTTGATCTAATACCTCTGTTGGAATGTCCCATGCACTCTCATCAGGAAGTGGATTCACTGGTATTTCCTATGCCTTCAAGAAGTATTCTCTGGTGTAATAAGCAGCGCAATAATTTTGCACCTCCATATGTGTGTAGCTCAATACCGCCATAGCATGTGGACAAGGGATCCCGTCAATTTGAAATCGTTGGCAACTGCACTTCTTTTCACGCATGCACACTATGTTGCGCTTTTCACCATCCATAACTGAATATACATAAGCAGTTGAAGCCATTACCTGAATTTTTTCCAAATGTCATCTGtaaatcgggggggggggggggggggggggagtgtagttaggtatatgaaataaaaatgaaaacataATGTTTTACCGTCATTTTATCCGGGAAAATGATATTTTCCTTCATTATTATGTTATATTTGTTCCCTAATTCAGTAAATGTTGTTGTTGCATCCTTTCTGTTGTCATTGTTACATCTCATAACCATGATTATCATGAATTGTAGCAATCTCTTGATAGGCAGGTCTCTTGCATGTCTAGTTGCTGAATTTAGGGACCCGCTATATTTAAAGTCATCACCATGGATCTGTTTACTGTGGAATGAGCTATGGACCATTTTTCATAGCTAACATCGAACTGGTAACCCCTCACTCTATCATCGATATTGTCCATATCTTCCATGAGGTGATCAAAATCTGCCCTCGTGTATGCATTGGCCATTGCAAAGAATATGGGCTTTAATCGCTCATGGTCCCTTTTGAATCTACCTTTGACGTTGTTCCATACGTGGTAGATGAAATTATAGTGAGGCACATCTGGATATACATTTGAAGCCTTCTTCAAAATGCTATCATGCCAATCAGAGACTATGTACATGTTGTGCCTTTCACCGTAAGCCTGTTTCAACTTTCGAAAAGACCAATCCCATGACGCATCATTTTCAGAATCAACAATAGCATATGCTAGTGGCAGGATTTTACCTGAATTAAGCAAATTAGAAAGAATCAATATTGTACCGATAagcaaaaaatatattaaaacgTTTCTTTGAACTGAACATAATAGCATTATTCAAACATATCAGTAAAACTTACCTGCTGCATTGAGTACAGTAGCACACAACATGGTCCCCGCGTACGATGATTTAAGGAAAGTCCCATCAACCACGACAGTGGGCATACAATATTTCCATCCTCTGATTGATGCACTGAGTGCGACAAAAGCATACAAGAAGTGCCCGTTTGCTATTTTGTGTAACGTTGTGAAAGACCCTGGATTTTTCTTATTTACCATATACAGAAAAACTAGCAGTTTACGATAAGATTTAGGTGGCGAACCCCTTAACATTTCAAGCGCCTTTTCTCTTGATCTATATGCTTTCTTATAATTCATCCTAATCCCGTATTGGTTTCTCATGTCGTCCATGATTTCTGCTGGAGTGTATGTTGATTTAAGATTGACATACTTGTTCTTCACCATTTTTGCAATGGTTACTGAAGTAGCATGACGTTGTGACAACATTCTCTACACAATTGGGCAAGTATGAACATCAATGAACTTTTTCTCACCTTGAAGATTTCTGAATCGTGTAGACTTGAAGATCTAAAACACCATGCGCATCTTGTATCGACACATTTAAGAGAATACCTATTTAAAACACATacaatacacattatatacacaaatgatacatattatatatataaattatatagTTTTCTATTCTACACACAAGGGCCACTATgctgatacatattatatatacaaatgatacatattttatacctaaatgatacaattttctattctacaCACACGGACCACTATGCTCATACACactatatacacaaatgatatatattatatacataaattatacagtTTTCTATTCTACACAACAGGGACTACTATgcttatacatattatatacaatttCTACACATTACAGATAGGGAATCATACCTTGTTTTCGATGATTTATCGACTTTAAACTGAAATGTCTCGCGTATTGCATAGTTCTTCATTACGCTACATATTGTATCTTGTTCCAATACAGTTGATGTTCTGCAATTCCCTTATGAAGTGGATCCTTTATTATTTTATTCTCAATTGCTACGTCCTCAAAATCATCTTCACTTCCATAATCAACCATAATGGCATCATCAATGTCAGCTCCTTCTACAACCATAGGAAGAACCTGTACTTCTTTAATCAAATTATTTTGTATAGCAACTGAAGTTGTTCCCAACAACATTCAATTCGAACATTCAGCAACATCTTTTAATGTTATGCATAGTGGATATTCATTTATATCTAAGATTTTTCTTCATCGCCATATACAATCGGACACTCATATCATTGTATATTGGCATTAATCCGGACCTAACTACATACTTAACCTCCATTAAAGTTGTAGTTGAATCCTTATCTAATTGTTTGTATATCTCACCAACAAAATACTCATAATTGCAGTCTGAGTTGATCAGAATTCCATTAATAGTGTAATTAACAAATTCATTGTTGTTCAACCAGTTACCTCCATGTTGTATCAAAATTGGAACCAAAATTTGAGTTGAATTTGCAACAGAAGACATGAATTTCGTGATTTCAAAACCCTAGATTTTGTATCAAATTGATTTCTATGACTGTTGTTTAGGTTGAagtttccatgtttatgagttacTGAAGGAGGAAATCACACTTTATAGGTGTTATATAAGGTTGAAGTTTCCATGTTTAAGAGTTACTAAAGGAGAAAATCACGATTTATACGTTTTGGGTTTTATTTGACTTTATGGCTAACGGATGGAAATAGTTTATGGGCTAATTTTTGGGTTTGAGAATAGATGGGCCAGCGCGTGGGATTATTTATGGCTCAGCGGCTATTTAGTCCTTTTTCCTTATTTTTTAGCATATTATTTAGAGCTtggtccaataagttttatagcccatagatgttataactcaaataaagtccaaatcaaTGCTAATGCTTACAAAAGAAATTTAATTGTGACActagaatgacaataatgttcGATATTTGTTCTTTAGATTTGCATTGTTTAGAtgatgaaaatacataacttagttttatttttttctttgtcatgcgATTAATACTTATTAGgcatacttattttagcatgactttgtagttttagattatgatcattttcattaGGCTTAAGTGACTAAAATGCCCTCATACTTGGCACGAATTGCAACTTTAGTCTCCAAACTATTGCTGCACTTcaagcacccctaaacttggCAAAATGGGTTTTAATTCATCCCCGAGCTGCCACGTGGTTGAGCAAGTGTAGTCACACGCCAACAGGCGCGTGAGAGGTGCcacgtcagttttttttttttaaaagaaaaatcaattttggaaaattcATAAAAAAGTATAAATTTTTAAAATCAgaaaaaactaatttttttttaaaatgtggaaaacccattttttaaaaataaatctggactgaattttttattaaaaaatctggAACTTCTTAAATCTTGAAAACTGAGAAACCCgttattttattaaaaaacaaatctggaaaatttatttatttttaattaaaaaacctgGAATTTTTAACAATCCAGAAAACTAAATAAACCCATTTTTCTAAAAAAGAATatgaaaaattgaatttttgattAAAAACCTGAACTTTTTTAAAATCTGGGATACTGATTTTTTTAAGAATAAAGTGGAAAACTGATTAAttttttctagatttaaaaacTAATCTAATTTTTTTGGGATTATCtttttttaaaatgggttttctacattttaaaaaaaaaaaatcaatttttccaattcttttttaaagaagtgtgttaaaagaatcatgaaaatctggattttttaggacacttttaaaaaaatatcaacttttcatttttttttaaaatgcattttttacagatattttaattaaaactgtagtttttcagttttttttttttttaaaatcaaattttccagattttttataaaaaaaaatcagttttacttttttttttcaaaacaatttatctatGTGGAGGACACATAGGAAGAAAATGCCATGTGGCATTAATATTTTACACGTGGAGGGCACATAAGCCTTATTTTATAGCTGGACCCGCGAGTGACTACACTCACTCCGGGTCATGAGCTTAGGGGTGTAATAAAAGCCATTTAGCGGAGTTTAGGGGTGTCCATCAATAGTTTGGGGACTAAAGTTGCAAAACGTGCCAAGTTCAGAGGCGTTTTAGTCACTTAAGCCTTTtcattatggcttattaattagcaatattttttaatgcgattttattatcttttgtgtTGAATATTTTATAACAATATCATCACTCATCTAAcatttttgtgttattttcttaagaaatgtcttaattatatagttgtatcttactaggactaaataaATATTTAAAGTAAAAGCTAGTATAAGTTTTGCATGAAAGTTTTTTGAAAAAAcccccgaaaaacccgagaaaaccaaGAACCCGAGAAAATTCGAGGTTGAAAAATCCggcttttgttggtttggtttggtttatagatttaaaaacatgacacaattggtttggtttggtatttaaaaaactcgaaccaacccggtccatgtacggGTTTCTCTATAGCAGAAGCGGATTTGCAGCAACAATGACTTGTGTCACTACTAGAAACAGAGATTTTTCCCACTGACATCCAGCGGGAAATTTGTGCACGCGGTGAAAATTACTAATTTTTCCATGTGAAAATACTATTATTTAGGTTTTCCCACGGACATTCAGTGGAAAATTGccactgaacatttttcagtgGAAAATCATTGAGAAAATAGAGATTTTTAGTAGTGTGTCACCGGTCGTCGAAATCCTCATGAAGCAGATGAATCCTTTATCCACAACCTAAAGATCCCTCTAACGGAATCATTGGTATATAACTGATTCACATTCATTTCCGATTGTCGTTCCATCGGAGCCAGAGCTCACTGGAAAAAGAGAGTATGGGAATGAGATGATGTATTCGCCGGTGGATGTGAAGAAGATCGTGGAATTGGGATTTGAATATGGAGTTAGGGTTTTGCCTGAAATTGATATGCCTGGTAATTTCCTTTTTGGATATATGCACATTATACAATCATGCACAAGTTGAGTATAATAATGTATGTACGGATAATTTTGTTTAGGTAACTCCGAAAGGAACAAGATTGGACTTTCGGAAGTATTAGCATTAATTTTATCAGAACGTGGGGATCACTAATTAATTTATTTGAACTTTTaataaacggaaaaggctcaaatatgccgtCGAACTATCataaatgactcatttatgtcatcgtcgttaccaaaatggctcatccATGTCAGTTTTCATTAATGCCGGTTTTATAATACCATATATGACACTTGACCTTcaattagaggtctacgtcaTTTAGTTAAACCAACACAAATTTATGTGTCAGGTTTTAGTttaatttaggatttaatttTTGTTAGTTTAATTAAAATAcgtggacctctaattggaggccacgtgtcatatctggtattgtaaaaaccggcgttaatgaaaaatggcatggatgagccattttGATAACGACAATGGCATAAACGAGACAAATTATTGAcgaatggcataaatgagtcatttctgatagttcgatggcatatttgagccttttccgtttaataaataataatactccctccgtcctaaaaagattgtcttactttccttattgGTTTGTCCAAAAAAATTGACACATTTCTATTTtataaacaatttaactttatgagatgatttatagccacataaatatctaaggcttgttttggaataCACATTTCAAAAGccttcatttatttcttaaactgcGTGTCAAGttaaactaagacaatctttttggaatGGAGGAATTACACCTTTtgccccaatttatgtgacacattgGGATTTTGGAGAGTCAAATAGTTTAATATTGATCGTGAATTCGGGTATGGAATTTTAAGTTTCTTGAAACAAAATTTACACATTTGGAAACGTAAATTACACATTTGGAAACGTAAAAAGTagtataagtcacaataattgataattcaaaatatttaaaagatatatgaaaaaattacggtCAAAGAAAGACGTGTTTGAATCTTAAAATCTGAAATgtgccatataaattgggacggagggagtaaataaaatataaaaatgaaTAGAAaaattattcatttattaatgAACTTAGATCAATCATAGATCAATCAAATGAAATGTTATAAATACCTTTTATACACATGGAACAATTGATGGAAAAAAACTTTTAGGCTCAGCTAGAGTCGAAACCTTGTTTCTCTTCAGTCATTTCAATGTAGACATAGCTTAActctaagggtgtgttcggtatggaggaaaatgttttcctgaaaaatgtgttattggaaaataagtgaatttctacttattttctcatgttcgtttgggtagcggaaaataagtgaattcattacttattttctcatgttcgtttggttggtagaatttttttttaggaaaatacCTACCCAAGCCCCACAACTCCaccccaacccccacccccaacccctcaccccccaattttttttaaattttttttttaaattttctaaaCCACCACAAGCCCCCTCCCCCAACCCCCCCTCCCCCAACccccaaattatttttttaagttttaaatttCTTTCTAGATTTTCTAAACCACCACATCCCTCCCCCCACCCCGCGTGGACCCATACCACACCCACTCACccccctccaattttttttttgaagttttaaattttcttttcttgtttttctaCAAaaccacaaccccccccccccccaaaaaaatcttaaaaaaagttttaaaagttacttttttCGGATTTTTACACCACCCACCCCCCACGACCCCACCACTCCCTCCAATAACCACacaaactttcaatttttataattttttaataaaggTAAAACTAAATAGgaagtagaaaattcgggagGGGGTAAGGGGTGCGTGCGGGGGTGGGTGTAaagaatcaaaaaagaaaaaatttcaaaactttttaaaaaaattaattctttTGGAGCGGGTGGTGGGGTGGTGGTGGGGATGGGTGGGGTGAAAAAgaaacttttaaaacttttttaagaaaaaagaaaaaaaatggggggtagggtgcggggggggggggggatgggttGAGTGGGGGGGAGGGAGGAgggatgtggtggtgtagaaatgaaaaagatttaaaaaaaaaagaaatttaggaagggtggggtggggtggtggggtGCGGGGTGGGGGTAGGGTGTGGGCTGGGGGGAGAGGGAGAAgggatgtggtggtgtagaaaccCAAAAGAAAAATTAACAAAAGAATTGGGTGTGGGGggtgggtgtcacgacccgactaggggccatgacgggtacccggagctgactatcgaACACCACTCATTAGGACAATTATCATACTCAACCTAAACAGAcataatctccaaggcaatacatatatatacataatccctcacggctgcaaaaatgatgtaccaaatatacactgatgtactcatgagacaactactacccactaTTGACATCCAATTTTGACCCTCCTTTCCTCTAATTCACTTTCTCAAGCTTCAAAATTAATAATTACCTTATTTTTACTATTATAATTATTATCGTTATTCTTTACTTTTCATTGTCACAATTTTTAGAAATACTAACTTAAATCTACATTTTTTATCAATGTTACTACTATTACATTACACCTTTTTATTAATTGATTGACATTACGTTATTAGCTATAAGTCGATACATCATATGCTAAATCATTAACATTAAGTTTGTAATATTAgtactttattttctacatattaattacttttatttttcacatattaattactaatagttatcacataatatatattgtacaagTTAATTACTTAGCAACCCAAAGAGAAGGCTTGAGGAAGAAAGACCATCAGTTTTAGCCCAAATTCGCAGCCCATTAGCCAATAGAAGAGTCCAGCCCATAATTCTTTTATCTCATTTTTTTTCAAACCTAATTTCCATCCCTCATCAGCCGTTACATGTGCCTCTCTCATCCCTTTTCTCTTTCAAGCAAAGCTCCAATATCCCTCAACCATGGACAGCTTTTGTCCATCTATTTTCGAGCAAGAGGGATCCATCTCTTTCATCCACGTCTGGTGTATTTCAGAGGTTCTATGAAGACTTTCCTATTTTATACTCAAAACGCACCAGCTCCTAAAAAATCTTAAACAAAATCTCACTGTTTCGGGTTATGATCTGACGCATATCTTTGCAAATTTCAAACGGGTCTCTTGACTCGATTTTGAATATCAAATCTTTCAATTCCCGCTCAGCAAACACAAACCCTATCCTAGTTTCTCATCTATAAATACTCTCTCATAATAGTAGCCGCAccacgttttttttttaacatctgTGAACACC
The sequence above is a segment of the Lycium barbarum isolate Lr01 chromosome 6, ASM1917538v2, whole genome shotgun sequence genome. Coding sequences within it:
- the LOC132645085 gene encoding uncharacterized protein LOC132645085 — translated: MCFLHIFQHIDVFVYYLRKKGKYGSVDASFKFTTTACWFNCLIQAMYKQFLAKNKDVNLITQEDPIAEYMMGYFMRDCGIFAAVFAEYLIQGIEIPKHLDDIDALRSRYRILLLDYGKKKQSRNAVSDDESTGRLKHGVI
- the LOC132644275 gene encoding uncharacterized protein LOC132644275, with translation MLLGTTSVAIQNNLIKEVQVLPMVVEGADIDDAIMVDYGSEDDFEDVAIENKIIKDPLHKGIAEHQLYSLKCVDTRCAWCFRSSSLHDSEIFKRMLSQRHATSVTIAKMVKNKYVNLKSTYTPAEIMDDMRNQYGIRMNYKKAYRSREKALEMLRGSPPKSYRKLLVFLYMVNKKNPGSFTTLHKIANGHFLYAFVALSASIRGWKYCMPTVVVDGTFLKSSYAGTMLCATVLNAAGKILPLAYAIVDSENDASWDWSFRKLKQAYGERHNMYIVSDWHDSILKKASNVYPDVPHYNFIYHVWNNVKGRFKRDHERLKPIFFAMANAYTRADFDHLMEDMDNIDDRVRGYQFDVSYEKWSIAHSTVNRSMVMTLNIAGP